A single Mustela lutreola isolate mMusLut2 chromosome X, mMusLut2.pri, whole genome shotgun sequence DNA region contains:
- the LOC131821393 gene encoding late histone H2B.L4-like has translation MSEPGCETSSEENLGTQEPMAVDPKSPKQDQPRCCGHHSGHRGGRCPDSFATYFPRVLKQVHEGLSLSQQAVSVMDSFVKDMFERIVDKASRLARSTQRSTITSGEIQTAVHLLLPGEIGKHAVSEATKAVIRFNRRE, from the coding sequence ATGTCTGAACCTGGCTGTGAGACCTCTTCTGAGGAGAACCTGGGCACCCAGGAGCCTATGGCAGTGGACCCAAAGAGTCCAAAACAGGACCAGCCAAGGTGCTGCGGGCACCACAGCGGCCACCGCGGTGGCCGCTGCCCCGACAGCTTTGCCACCTACTTCCCCAGGGTTCTAAAGCAAGTTCACGAGGGCCTGAGCCTCTCGCAGCAGGCCGTGAGCGTCATGGATTCATTCGTCAAGGACATGTTCGAGCGCATCGTCGACAAGGCGTCTCGCCTGGCCCGCTCCACCCAGCGCTCCACCATCACCTCCGGGGAGATCCAGACAGCCGTGCACCTGCTGCTGCCCGGGGAGATTGGCAAGCACGCCGTGTCCGAGGCCACCAAGGCTGTCATCAGGTTCAACAGACGCGAATGA